Proteins encoded by one window of Nitrincola iocasae:
- a CDS encoding ATP-binding protein — translation MKKYNQQQLLEKQRTQFRWVMISLAFLCALVFVVLGIWVVKGTEEDHLVRSARAYAKAVDSFRAFYTDVIVKSVIGNPWVEVTEHYRDQPGAIPIPATMTIDLVEFMSSQDENISVRLISDFPFPQRASRTLSEFDLAALNVIRNQQADEYYNFSYDQNRKELSFASPIIMQQTCVACHNNHVDSPKTDWKVGDVRGIQVVSIPSEVVLNSSDYRLYYLIGFVLFAFSAAVSALFYMDSRIRKVFSLLQTKNSELEATTTELKQQQKALDQHAIVSMTDLKGDIIYVNEHFKTISGYADHELLGENHRIINSGYHAQAMFENMWNRVCSGQAWHGELKNINKSGEYYWVTATIMPLYNADGEMDRFISIRTDITQQKKLEHDLKSSNEELFALNLVLEDARREAEAASQTKSAFLANMSHEIRTPMTGIMGMTDLALDTQLTATQRGYLDVVRSSSQALLSILNDILDFSKIDAGKLQIEVVKFELKELVCYCLKPAAVIARKKGISLRLDMPTNIPDICIADPIRLRQVLVNICDNAIKFTEAGQVTVSLRWTADTHATGHLHIDVTDQGIGIPKEKQRLIFDAFAQADNTTTRSFGGTGLGLSICMKLIELMQGHMGVVSQVGKGSRFWFELPCQGAEYNKKILKSVEVQSVFILDKQINNNVVNACLDSKNVQISYFDNRTEFVENIYLASDKNVKCLINNCFGDFSAVEIIHDLIAHDIKKHNIILIADHVSESEINDAQTLGVSQLLTHPVAPVELFNMLEGIEHVPVKERVADASECLSILVAEDNKVNQKLITALITKQGHTVTLVENGLEAWQTFMQNTYDLVLMDMQMPIMGGVDATRSIREHETSHQLPPTPIYAMTANVLPADKQACLSAGMNGHLGKPIKVTELTTLLNSLMKSGVP, via the coding sequence ATGAAAAAGTACAATCAGCAGCAATTGCTTGAAAAACAACGAACTCAATTTCGTTGGGTAATGATTTCATTAGCTTTTCTGTGTGCCTTGGTTTTTGTTGTTTTAGGGATATGGGTAGTAAAAGGTACAGAAGAAGATCATCTGGTGCGCTCAGCCAGAGCCTATGCAAAAGCAGTTGATTCGTTCCGTGCTTTTTACACCGATGTGATCGTGAAGTCTGTTATTGGAAACCCTTGGGTTGAAGTGACCGAGCACTACCGTGATCAGCCTGGTGCCATTCCCATTCCGGCCACGATGACCATCGACCTGGTTGAGTTCATGAGCTCTCAGGATGAAAATATCAGTGTACGCCTGATCAGTGATTTTCCATTTCCGCAAAGGGCTTCACGGACTCTGAGTGAGTTTGATCTAGCAGCATTGAATGTGATCCGCAATCAACAGGCAGATGAATATTATAATTTTTCTTATGATCAAAATCGTAAAGAGTTGAGTTTTGCATCTCCCATTATTATGCAGCAGACCTGTGTGGCCTGTCATAACAATCATGTAGATTCGCCAAAAACTGATTGGAAAGTAGGTGATGTACGTGGAATACAGGTAGTATCAATACCTAGTGAGGTGGTGTTGAATAGCAGTGACTACCGATTATATTATCTGATTGGCTTTGTACTATTTGCATTTTCTGCTGCGGTGAGTGCGTTGTTTTACATGGATTCCCGTATACGTAAAGTATTTAGCTTGCTGCAAACTAAAAACAGTGAGTTGGAGGCAACGACAACCGAGCTCAAGCAGCAGCAAAAGGCGCTAGACCAGCATGCTATCGTCAGTATGACAGACCTGAAGGGTGACATTATTTATGTTAATGAGCACTTTAAAACAATTTCAGGCTATGCTGACCATGAGTTGCTTGGTGAAAATCATCGAATAATCAATAGTGGTTACCATGCACAAGCCATGTTTGAAAATATGTGGAATCGGGTCTGTTCAGGGCAAGCCTGGCATGGTGAATTAAAAAATATCAATAAGTCTGGCGAGTATTACTGGGTAACGGCGACTATTATGCCACTCTATAATGCAGACGGTGAGATGGATAGGTTTATCTCTATTCGTACAGATATCACTCAACAGAAAAAACTAGAGCATGATCTTAAAAGCAGTAATGAAGAACTCTTTGCTCTGAACCTTGTTCTCGAAGACGCGCGGCGTGAAGCTGAAGCCGCGAGTCAAACAAAGAGTGCCTTTCTGGCTAATATGAGCCATGAAATACGTACCCCGATGACCGGTATTATGGGCATGACTGATCTTGCTTTAGATACCCAACTCACCGCAACTCAGCGAGGCTATCTCGACGTTGTTCGCTCATCCTCGCAGGCATTGTTATCAATTCTGAATGATATTCTTGATTTCTCTAAAATTGATGCTGGTAAATTACAAATAGAAGTTGTTAAGTTTGAGCTGAAAGAGTTGGTATGCTATTGCCTTAAACCTGCCGCTGTTATCGCGCGTAAAAAAGGGATTTCGCTACGGCTGGATATGCCGACGAATATCCCGGATATCTGTATTGCCGATCCAATTCGGCTAAGGCAGGTATTGGTTAATATCTGTGATAATGCGATTAAATTTACCGAGGCCGGTCAGGTGACTGTGTCGCTGCGTTGGACTGCAGATACGCATGCTACAGGACACCTGCATATTGATGTGACAGATCAGGGAATAGGAATCCCAAAGGAAAAACAGCGCCTCATTTTCGACGCCTTTGCGCAGGCTGATAATACCACTACGCGCTCATTTGGTGGTACAGGTTTAGGTCTGTCGATATGTATGAAGCTGATCGAATTGATGCAGGGTCATATGGGCGTAGTCAGTCAAGTCGGCAAAGGTAGCCGCTTTTGGTTTGAGCTGCCTTGTCAGGGGGCTGAGTATAATAAGAAAATACTGAAATCAGTCGAAGTCCAATCTGTTTTTATACTGGATAAACAGATTAATAATAATGTAGTTAATGCCTGTCTTGATAGTAAAAATGTGCAAATAAGCTACTTTGATAATAGAACTGAATTCGTTGAAAATATTTATTTGGCTAGTGACAAGAACGTTAAATGTTTAATTAACAATTGTTTTGGTGACTTTAGTGCTGTTGAGATAATTCATGATTTAATAGCGCATGATATAAAGAAACATAATATTATCCTGATCGCCGATCATGTATCGGAATCTGAAATTAATGATGCTCAAACCTTGGGTGTGAGTCAGTTGCTGACACACCCTGTCGCCCCTGTTGAGTTATTTAATATGCTGGAGGGAATTGAGCATGTTCCTGTGAAGGAAAGGGTGGCTGACGCTTCGGAGTGCTTGAGTATTCTTGTGGCAGAGGATAACAAGGTCAATCAAAAATTAATCACCGCCCTTATAACAAAACAGGGTCATACCGTTACCCTGGTGGAAAATGGCTTGGAAGCCTGGCAAACGTTTATGCAGAACACTTACGACTTGGTGCTGATGGATATGCAGATGCCAATCATGGGCGGTGTTGATGCAACCCGCAGTATTCGTGAGCATGAAACAAGTCATCAGTTGCCTCCCACACCTATCTATGCCATGACAGCCAATGTGTTACCGGCTGACAAGCAAGCATGCTTGTCAGCCGGCATGAATGGTCATTTGGGTAAGCCAATCAAGGTGACAGAGCTAACAACACTTCTTAATAGTCTGATGAAGTCAGGTGTCCCATGA
- a CDS encoding EAL domain-containing protein codes for MLLEPALKEYPLLHIRIKPALQFFGLFVSLLLISCAQLVGAAETEKLRIGILAFRSLESTQQQWQETLKHLDRVLPQYDLELQILFMDSMTEAVHKQQLDFILTQPEHYILLRSSSGVSASATLMPVSDKQPLARFAGVIVALADRPELNSLDAIRGQRVAAVHSHSLGAYRIQHWTLNQAGIRLPQDVQSLTFTGQPQDKAIEMLLSRQVDVAFVRSGVLESMVQAGKLSMDQLQIIHPQQHAELPLIHSTPLIPEWAFAAMPSLDPLVVRDVTQALFTISPDSLAARSGGYFGFIPPVDYAGLEHILLELRVHPDRISHFDMRDFVDKYLSEIILALVLSILIAATWVSYDIRQRKKRAANLRIAAAAFNTHEAITITDENNQILRVNEAFTRITGYSEEEVVGHNPSIFSSGYHHQDFYKAMWHALNTQGYWEGEIWNRRKNGEIFPEHLSITKVPGTHAVQFNFVASFSDITQAKESKEIIEHLSLYDQLTGLANVDLLRDRIHSALTRSSMQDHSFALILIDLKNFKLVNDSLGRRAGDQLLREVATRLTEALPVYSSLARLAADEFVILCEFREHSAEQALFDIEHLTKDLERVFMVPFSIEAEAVYTQANMGIVHCADADSTADELLKRADLAKNQSKFNSHSSISFYDPAMQQQVDQVVQLENDLRQALEHNQLRLFFQPQYNQHRQITGCEALIRWEHPIRGLISPADFIPLAESSDLILLIGDFVIASACQKLTIWQQHPFTATWTLAINISARQFQCSDFAERVLGHITDTNAPANRLKLELTESLLIDYTDEAVTKMNHLKQAGIRFSLDDFGTGFSSLSYLKKLPFDQIKVDKAFIHDLLNNQSDEAIIRSVLAMGEAFGMNVIAEGVETEQQLQKLEALGCYFYQGFYFSKPLSDNQLLTCIAQFSTEPSDDLGI; via the coding sequence ATGCTGTTAGAACCAGCCCTGAAGGAGTACCCGCTGTTGCACATACGGATCAAGCCTGCATTGCAGTTTTTTGGCTTGTTTGTCTCTTTACTGCTGATCAGTTGTGCACAACTTGTCGGTGCCGCTGAGACAGAAAAATTGCGCATCGGCATACTGGCTTTCCGTAGCCTGGAATCGACGCAACAGCAGTGGCAGGAAACATTGAAGCACCTAGATCGTGTGCTCCCGCAGTATGATCTGGAGCTGCAGATTCTGTTCATGGACAGCATGACTGAAGCAGTTCACAAACAACAGTTAGACTTTATTCTCACCCAACCTGAACATTACATTTTGCTGCGATCCTCTTCAGGGGTTTCAGCCTCAGCGACACTCATGCCGGTTTCAGACAAGCAACCTCTGGCCCGCTTTGCTGGCGTGATAGTGGCATTGGCTGATCGTCCGGAACTCAATAGCCTGGATGCGATACGTGGACAACGCGTGGCCGCCGTACATTCTCACTCCCTCGGCGCGTATCGCATACAGCACTGGACGCTTAATCAAGCCGGCATACGCCTCCCTCAGGACGTTCAGAGTTTGACATTCACGGGCCAACCACAAGACAAAGCCATTGAGATGCTACTCAGCAGGCAGGTTGACGTAGCCTTTGTACGCTCAGGGGTATTAGAGTCAATGGTTCAGGCTGGCAAGTTATCTATGGATCAACTGCAAATTATCCATCCACAACAACACGCTGAATTACCACTGATCCATTCAACCCCGCTTATTCCTGAGTGGGCTTTTGCTGCTATGCCCTCACTGGACCCATTAGTCGTTCGAGATGTAACCCAGGCACTTTTTACAATTTCACCTGACTCACTCGCTGCCCGCAGTGGTGGCTACTTTGGTTTTATACCACCGGTTGATTACGCTGGCCTGGAACACATCCTTCTGGAACTACGCGTGCACCCTGACCGTATCTCTCACTTCGATATGCGCGACTTTGTCGACAAGTATCTGTCTGAAATCATACTGGCATTGGTATTAAGTATTTTGATAGCCGCCACCTGGGTCAGCTACGATATTCGCCAGCGTAAAAAACGTGCGGCTAATCTGCGCATTGCCGCCGCCGCATTCAACACTCATGAAGCCATCACCATCACTGATGAGAACAACCAAATTCTGCGTGTTAATGAGGCGTTTACCCGAATCACCGGATACAGCGAAGAGGAGGTAGTCGGTCACAACCCTTCCATTTTCAGCTCGGGTTACCATCATCAAGACTTTTATAAAGCCATGTGGCATGCGCTTAATACACAGGGCTACTGGGAGGGCGAAATCTGGAACCGACGTAAAAACGGAGAAATTTTTCCGGAACATCTCAGCATCACCAAAGTACCCGGTACACATGCGGTACAATTTAATTTTGTGGCATCCTTTTCCGATATCACTCAGGCGAAAGAGTCCAAAGAAATCATAGAACACCTTTCGCTCTACGACCAGCTCACCGGATTGGCTAACGTTGACCTTCTTCGTGATCGCATCCACTCAGCGTTGACACGCAGCAGTATGCAAGATCATAGTTTTGCATTGATATTAATCGATTTAAAAAACTTCAAACTGGTCAATGACAGCCTGGGACGACGGGCCGGTGATCAACTACTGCGTGAAGTGGCCACCCGCCTTACAGAAGCCTTACCGGTCTACTCCAGCCTGGCCAGACTGGCGGCTGATGAGTTTGTGATTTTGTGTGAGTTTCGGGAACATTCTGCTGAACAGGCATTGTTTGATATAGAACATCTGACCAAAGACTTGGAAAGAGTTTTCATGGTGCCCTTCTCCATTGAGGCTGAAGCGGTTTACACCCAGGCTAACATGGGTATCGTGCATTGTGCTGATGCCGACAGTACGGCCGATGAACTGCTAAAACGTGCCGATCTGGCCAAGAACCAATCTAAATTTAACAGCCACAGCAGCATTAGCTTTTATGATCCAGCCATGCAGCAGCAAGTGGACCAGGTGGTGCAACTTGAAAATGATCTTCGCCAGGCTCTGGAGCATAATCAACTGCGGCTTTTTTTCCAGCCACAATACAATCAGCATCGGCAAATCACTGGGTGTGAGGCGCTCATACGCTGGGAACATCCCATTCGGGGATTAATTTCACCGGCCGACTTCATTCCTCTAGCGGAATCATCTGATTTGATTTTGCTAATAGGTGATTTTGTAATCGCCTCAGCCTGTCAGAAGCTCACCATTTGGCAACAGCACCCCTTCACAGCAACCTGGACGCTGGCCATCAATATTAGCGCTCGGCAATTCCAGTGCAGTGATTTTGCCGAACGGGTACTTGGTCATATTACCGATACCAACGCACCAGCCAACCGGTTAAAACTGGAATTAACTGAAAGTCTGCTGATTGACTATACCGATGAGGCGGTTACCAAAATGAACCACCTGAAGCAGGCTGGCATTCGCTTTTCTCTGGACGATTTTGGCACCGGGTTTTCCTCACTGTCCTACCTGAAGAAACTCCCTTTCGATCAAATCAAAGTGGATAAGGCCTTTATTCATGACCTGTTGAATAACCAGAGTGATGAAGCCATTATTCGCAGTGTGCTGGCCATGGGCGAGGCATTCGGCATGAATGTGATTGCTGAAGGTGTCGAAACTGAGCAGCAACTGCAAAAACTTGAGGCACTCGGCTGCTATTTTTACCAAGGTTTTTATTTCAGTAAACCTTTGTCGGATAACCAACTACTCACTTGTATTGCGCAGTTTTCAACAGAACCGTCTGACGACCTGGGCATCTGA
- the luxS gene encoding S-ribosylhomocysteine lyase, which yields MPLLDSFRVDHTRMQAPAVRTAKMMQTPSGDPITVYDLRFCIPNREILSEKGIHTLEHLFAGFMRNHLNSDLIEIIDISPMGCRTGFYMSLIGTPTEQQVANAWTAAMQDVLEVKSMEEIPELNAYQCGTYTMHSLTEAQQIAADIISRGVGVNSNDELYLSEEFLQEKETQAD from the coding sequence ATGCCCTTACTCGACAGTTTTCGTGTGGATCATACCCGTATGCAGGCCCCTGCGGTACGTACTGCCAAAATGATGCAAACCCCATCCGGGGATCCAATCACTGTGTACGATCTGCGTTTTTGTATTCCTAATCGTGAAATCTTATCCGAAAAAGGTATCCACACCCTGGAGCACCTGTTTGCCGGCTTCATGCGCAACCACCTGAACAGTGACCTGATTGAAATCATCGACATTTCGCCTATGGGTTGCCGCACTGGTTTTTATATGAGCCTGATAGGGACCCCGACAGAACAACAGGTTGCGAATGCCTGGACCGCTGCCATGCAGGATGTACTTGAGGTTAAATCGATGGAAGAGATTCCGGAGCTGAATGCCTATCAATGTGGCACCTATACGATGCACTCACTCACAGAAGCACAGCAAATCGCTGCTGATATCATCAGTCGGGGAGTGGGCGTAAACAGTAACGATGAGCTCTACCTGAGTGAGGAATTTTTACAGGAAAAAGAAACGCAGGCTGATTGA
- a CDS encoding GNAT family N-acetyltransferase — MITIVKADLTHPEHADALLQLLCEYACDPMGGGEPLAEQTVNSLVTEMQKRPHLHSFIGFSGTEPVALMNTVEGFSTFAAKPLLNIHDVVVSRPYRGQGISRLLFEAAETFAKTQGCCKLTLEVLEGNEIARNAYSRLGYKPYQLDPDAGNAQFWEKKI; from the coding sequence ATGATAACAATTGTAAAAGCTGATCTCACCCATCCTGAGCATGCCGATGCGTTGCTGCAGCTGCTTTGTGAATATGCTTGCGATCCTATGGGTGGAGGAGAGCCTTTAGCGGAGCAGACGGTTAACAGCCTTGTTACCGAGATGCAAAAAAGGCCTCACTTGCATAGCTTTATTGGGTTTTCAGGTACAGAACCTGTGGCTTTAATGAATACAGTGGAAGGCTTCTCTACCTTTGCGGCTAAACCCCTGTTGAATATTCATGATGTGGTGGTCAGTCGCCCTTACCGTGGCCAGGGTATTTCACGTCTTTTGTTTGAAGCGGCAGAAACGTTTGCGAAAACACAGGGATGTTGCAAGCTGACACTGGAGGTACTGGAAGGAAATGAAATAGCCAGAAATGCTTACAGCCGTCTGGGCTACAAGCCTTATCAGCTTGATCCTGATGCTGGTAATGCGCAGTTTTGGGAAAAGAAAATTTAG
- a CDS encoding DEAD/DEAH box helicase: protein MQPIILRNYQRQAVEATLSHFRHSSESAVIVLPTGAGKSLIIAELARLARQRILVLTHVRELVEQNHAKYAALGLQAGIFSAGLKRRDHQHQVTFASIQSLAGHTQSFSGAFSLVIIDECHRVSNDEDSQYQQVLTHLRQHNPALKLLGLTATPYRLGEGWIYRRDYRGFVRDTLSATFEHCIYELPLSQLIREGYLTPPVCIDAATRHYDFSQLSNECAGDYDTEEVNRLLHKYPRVTRAICEEIVEQAVRRKGVMIFAASIEHAEEILSYLPRAQACLITGNTDTVDRDQMLQAFKQQQIKYLVNVSVLTTGFDAPHVDLIAILRPTRSVSLYQQIAGRGLRLFPGKSDCLIIDYAANGFNLFSPEVGSPKPAANTEPVQVFCPECGFANTFWGRTDDQGQVVEHFGRRCQGLVGESLDNQCHFRFRFRECPQCNAENDITARRCEQCKSILIDHDDLLKRALSLKNARILRCAGMTFTLQDERLRVTYHDEEGETLSEYFDLSQPAQQKVFNHIFRRRHDDKPRSKINSAQQALAFATQLKHPDFVIARQHKHYWSVSERVFDYVGKYRKAYELY, encoded by the coding sequence ATGCAACCGATTATACTACGTAATTACCAGCGGCAGGCAGTCGAAGCAACGCTGAGTCACTTTAGACACAGCTCAGAATCGGCTGTAATTGTATTACCGACCGGTGCTGGCAAGAGTTTGATCATTGCCGAACTGGCGCGTCTTGCTCGCCAACGCATATTGGTGCTGACCCATGTCAGGGAGTTGGTCGAGCAAAACCATGCTAAATATGCCGCACTAGGACTACAAGCCGGTATTTTTTCGGCTGGATTGAAGCGTCGGGACCATCAGCACCAGGTTACTTTTGCCAGCATTCAATCCTTAGCCGGACACACCCAGTCATTTAGTGGAGCCTTCTCACTGGTAATTATTGATGAATGTCATCGTGTCAGTAACGATGAAGACAGTCAGTATCAGCAAGTGCTGACGCATCTGCGCCAGCATAACCCCGCTTTAAAATTACTCGGTCTCACCGCTACCCCCTATCGGCTGGGTGAAGGCTGGATCTACCGCCGGGATTATCGTGGCTTTGTCAGAGACACACTCAGCGCCACCTTTGAGCATTGTATTTATGAGCTGCCCCTCAGCCAGCTTATTCGCGAAGGTTATTTGACCCCACCGGTTTGTATTGATGCAGCCACTCGCCATTATGATTTTTCCCAGCTCAGTAACGAGTGTGCAGGTGATTATGACACCGAAGAGGTTAATCGGCTGCTACACAAATATCCTCGGGTCACCCGGGCTATCTGCGAAGAGATCGTAGAACAGGCCGTCCGACGCAAGGGAGTAATGATTTTTGCTGCCAGCATTGAGCATGCTGAAGAAATTCTGAGCTACCTGCCGCGGGCACAGGCTTGTCTGATCACCGGCAATACAGACACAGTCGACCGGGATCAGATGCTGCAAGCCTTCAAACAACAGCAGATCAAGTATCTGGTTAACGTTTCAGTTCTGACGACCGGGTTTGATGCGCCTCATGTGGATTTAATTGCCATTTTGCGCCCGACCCGCTCGGTCAGCCTGTATCAGCAAATTGCCGGACGAGGGCTGCGACTCTTTCCCGGTAAATCCGACTGCTTAATCATAGACTATGCCGCTAATGGTTTTAATCTGTTTAGCCCCGAGGTCGGTTCTCCCAAACCAGCAGCCAATACCGAGCCGGTGCAGGTATTTTGCCCGGAATGTGGTTTTGCCAATACCTTCTGGGGACGCACCGATGACCAAGGCCAGGTTGTGGAACACTTTGGTCGCCGTTGCCAAGGCCTGGTGGGTGAATCCCTGGATAATCAGTGCCATTTTCGGTTCCGTTTTCGCGAATGCCCGCAATGCAACGCAGAAAACGATATCACTGCAAGACGCTGTGAGCAGTGCAAGAGTATACTCATTGATCATGACGACCTGTTGAAACGGGCATTATCGTTGAAGAATGCCCGAATTCTCCGCTGTGCCGGTATGACATTCACCCTACAGGATGAACGTTTGCGAGTGACCTACCATGATGAAGAGGGTGAAACACTCAGTGAATATTTTGACTTGAGCCAACCGGCTCAGCAGAAGGTTTTTAATCATATATTCAGGCGTAGACATGACGACAAACCGCGCAGCAAAATCAACTCAGCACAACAGGCACTGGCCTTTGCAACTCAGTTAAAACACCCTGACTTTGTCATCGCCAGACAACACAAGCACTACTGGTCTGTGAGTGAAAGAGTGTTTGATTATGTCGGCAAATACCGCAAGGCTTATGAGTTATACTAA
- a CDS encoding cytochrome-c peroxidase, which translates to MTLHGMFLRFSQSATLCLAVTFCGVVLASNAILPVPEAPNGNAEKVKLGDQLFHDSRLSSDNTISCASCHDLARNGADQRPFSVGVGGALGHIRSPSVYNSQLNHVQFWDGSARDLESQVNGPVHNPVEMASNWEEVIGKLNQDPDLLKQFNAIFSDGITSSNIRSALASFQRTLMLTNAPFDRWLKGDENAISTQAQRGYETFRDLGCISCHQGANVGGNMFARMGSLENYFKLKGEAISQADLGRFNVTGQEHHRYVFKVPGLRTASLNSFFFHDSSAETLEDAIAVMARFQLGRELNDADISNIAAFIRSLTGEHPRLDVVEH; encoded by the coding sequence TTGACCTTACATGGTATGTTTTTACGTTTTAGCCAATCCGCAACACTGTGCCTTGCAGTGACGTTCTGCGGTGTGGTGCTTGCCAGTAATGCCATCTTACCAGTACCCGAAGCACCAAACGGGAATGCAGAAAAAGTAAAACTTGGTGATCAGCTATTCCATGATAGCCGCTTATCTTCTGATAACACCATCAGTTGTGCCAGTTGCCATGACCTGGCACGTAACGGCGCAGATCAACGCCCCTTTTCCGTTGGTGTGGGCGGAGCCTTGGGCCATATCCGCTCACCTAGTGTGTATAACAGCCAGCTCAACCATGTGCAGTTCTGGGACGGTAGCGCTCGTGATCTGGAGTCGCAGGTCAATGGCCCTGTACATAACCCGGTAGAAATGGCCAGCAACTGGGAAGAAGTAATAGGTAAGCTGAACCAGGACCCAGACCTACTCAAGCAATTCAACGCCATATTCTCAGATGGCATCACATCCAGCAATATACGTAGCGCACTGGCTAGCTTTCAGCGTACCCTGATGCTCACCAATGCACCGTTTGATCGCTGGCTCAAGGGTGATGAAAACGCCATCAGTACGCAAGCGCAACGCGGCTACGAGACATTTCGTGATCTGGGCTGTATCAGTTGCCACCAAGGCGCCAACGTCGGAGGCAATATGTTTGCTCGCATGGGATCACTGGAAAACTATTTTAAGTTGAAGGGAGAGGCTATATCTCAAGCCGATCTGGGTCGTTTCAATGTGACGGGTCAAGAACATCACCGTTATGTTTTCAAGGTGCCCGGATTGCGTACAGCCTCATTGAACAGCTTCTTTTTTCACGATTCCAGCGCAGAGACTCTGGAAGATGCCATTGCCGTCATGGCACGCTTTCAACTCGGGCGCGAGCTGAACGATGCAGACATTTCCAATATTGCTGCTTTCATCCGTTCACTTACAGGCGAGCACCCTCGGCTTGATGTGGTGGAACACTGA